A window of the Cystobacter fuscus genome harbors these coding sequences:
- the sugE gene encoding quaternary ammonium compound efflux SMR transporter SugE gives MAWVMLVIAGLFEVGWSIGLKYTEGFTRLTPTLLTLVALAASMVLLSLAARTLPIGTAYAVWVGIGALGAAVLGILLFHEPVTPARVFFLALLLVAIIGLKITGGAGH, from the coding sequence ATGGCGTGGGTGATGCTCGTCATCGCGGGATTGTTCGAGGTGGGCTGGTCGATCGGCCTCAAGTACACCGAGGGCTTCACCCGGCTGACGCCCACGCTGCTGACGCTCGTGGCCCTCGCCGCCAGCATGGTGTTGTTGTCGCTCGCGGCGCGCACGCTGCCCATCGGCACCGCCTATGCCGTCTGGGTGGGCATCGGTGCCCTGGGCGCCGCCGTGCTGGGCATCCTCCTGTTCCACGAGCCGGTGACGCCCGCGCGTGTCTTCTTCCTCGCACTGCTCCTCGTGGCCATCATCGGATTGAAGATCACCGGCGGGGCGGGGCATTAG
- a CDS encoding NAD(P)/FAD-dependent oxidoreductase → MASSSSSDLSTSRFPRVAVIGAGLAGLTLARILTEMGLSVNVFDKGRSPAGRMSTRHEAGGSFDHGAQYFTARDEGFQRQVETWVEQGIAAEWRGRFGTLENGTLTPKDEGPVRYVGVPGMSALAQAFASRVDVRCGVRVEHVRREHEAWALTSDTGEALGAFHAVVAAVPAPQAVPLLAGSPELSARVAGVRMEPCWSVMAGFAAPVPLPVDGAFIHGSPLSWASRDNSKPGRPEGERWVLHATPDFSREHLEDSPEAVAPLLVEAFSRAAGVDVRPVRTVAHRWRYAQAESPLTEGALFDDKRGLGACGDWCAGSRVEGAYLSAMALSRRIVFWRP, encoded by the coding sequence ATGGCCTCCTCGAGCTCCTCGGACCTGTCCACCTCGCGCTTTCCCCGTGTGGCCGTCATCGGCGCGGGACTCGCGGGCCTCACGCTCGCCCGGATCCTCACGGAGATGGGCCTCTCGGTGAATGTTTTCGACAAGGGCCGGAGCCCCGCGGGCCGGATGTCCACCCGCCACGAGGCCGGGGGCAGCTTCGACCATGGCGCCCAGTACTTCACCGCGCGCGACGAGGGCTTCCAGCGTCAGGTGGAGACGTGGGTGGAGCAGGGGATCGCCGCCGAGTGGCGCGGGCGCTTCGGCACCCTGGAGAACGGCACGCTCACGCCCAAGGACGAGGGCCCGGTGCGCTACGTGGGCGTTCCCGGCATGAGCGCCCTGGCCCAGGCCTTCGCCTCGCGCGTGGACGTGCGCTGTGGCGTGCGCGTGGAGCACGTCCGGCGCGAGCACGAGGCGTGGGCGCTCACGTCCGACACGGGCGAGGCCCTGGGCGCCTTCCACGCCGTGGTGGCCGCCGTCCCCGCGCCCCAGGCGGTGCCCCTGCTGGCCGGCTCGCCCGAGCTCTCCGCACGCGTGGCGGGCGTGCGCATGGAGCCATGCTGGTCGGTGATGGCGGGCTTCGCCGCTCCCGTGCCGCTGCCCGTGGATGGGGCCTTCATCCATGGCTCGCCCCTGTCCTGGGCCTCCCGGGACAACAGCAAGCCGGGCCGGCCCGAGGGTGAGCGGTGGGTGCTGCACGCCACCCCGGACTTCTCCCGCGAGCACCTGGAGGACTCCCCCGAGGCCGTGGCGCCCCTGCTCGTCGAGGCGTTTTCCCGCGCCGCGGGGGTGGACGTCCGCCCGGTGCGGACCGTGGCCCACCGTTGGCGCTACGCCCAGGCCGAATCCCCTCTCACCGAGGGAGCCCTCTTCGACGACAAGCGGGGACTCGGGGCGTGTGGCGACTGGTGCGCGGGCTCCCGGGTCGAGGGGGCCTACCTGAGCGCCATGGCGCTCTCCCGGCGCATCGTGTTCTGGCGGCCGTGA
- a CDS encoding DUF885 domain-containing protein gives MPSSRFLAPLLLVLSLGACATPSATLSSPPPSADAKTGGDADQRLLTFLDAAYEERLALSPEGLTYQGSKQSYDRLDDHTEAGARKQQELAEQQLARMKREFDERALSPASRLSYRLFEDLVVRGRERLRWYSHGFPVTNSSNPTSNIPVFLINAHRVGSVSDARAYVSRLREVPRVMKEISERMRAQAARGIVPPRFVFAPVEADARRVLSGAPFDTGADSAVWADFQKKVGALEAPADEKARLLDEAREALKGPFKSGYEMLLATLAEVERQAKGNDGAWSLPDGAAYYADQLRFFTTTEMTPEEIHAAGLAEVERIHREMEVIQKQVGFQGSLQDFFAHVKADARSHHPNTEEGKQAYLADARRFIAQAMKEAPRLFHRLPRAALEVRAVESWRQETAPVAFYNLPAPDGSRPGIYYVNLADMNQVLKPQIEGITYHEGAPGHHFQIAFAQELEGLPKFRRFGYHGAYTEGWGLYAEKLGQELGFYADPYSRFGQLSLELWRAVRLVTDSGMHAKRWSREQAIEYFKKNTLLSDRDIVKEVERYLVWPGQATSYKVGELRLLALRARAQEALGPGFDVRDFHQVVLGNGSLPLDVLGEQVEAYIAAKRAPAAR, from the coding sequence GTGCCGTCCTCTCGATTCCTCGCGCCGCTGCTGCTCGTGCTGTCGCTCGGCGCGTGCGCGACCCCTTCCGCCACGCTCTCGTCCCCACCCCCCTCGGCGGACGCGAAGACCGGTGGCGACGCCGATCAGCGCCTGCTCACCTTCCTGGACGCGGCCTACGAGGAGCGCCTCGCGCTCAGCCCCGAGGGGCTCACCTACCAGGGCTCGAAGCAGTCCTACGATCGGCTCGACGACCACACCGAGGCGGGGGCGCGCAAGCAGCAGGAGCTCGCCGAGCAGCAGCTCGCCCGGATGAAGCGGGAGTTCGATGAACGCGCCTTGAGCCCCGCCTCGCGCCTGTCCTACCGGCTCTTCGAGGACCTGGTCGTCCGGGGCCGGGAGCGGCTGCGGTGGTACTCGCACGGCTTCCCCGTCACCAACAGCTCGAACCCGACCAGCAACATCCCGGTGTTCCTCATCAACGCGCACCGGGTGGGCTCGGTGAGCGACGCGCGGGCGTACGTGTCGCGTCTGCGCGAGGTGCCGCGGGTGATGAAGGAGATCTCCGAGCGGATGCGGGCGCAGGCGGCCCGGGGAATCGTCCCGCCGAGGTTCGTCTTCGCGCCGGTCGAGGCCGATGCCCGCCGGGTGCTCTCCGGCGCGCCGTTCGACACGGGCGCGGACAGCGCGGTGTGGGCGGACTTCCAGAAGAAGGTGGGCGCGCTCGAGGCCCCCGCGGACGAGAAGGCCCGGCTGCTCGACGAGGCGCGCGAGGCCCTGAAGGGCCCGTTCAAGAGTGGCTACGAGATGCTCCTCGCGACGCTCGCCGAGGTGGAACGGCAGGCGAAGGGCAATGACGGCGCGTGGAGCCTGCCCGACGGCGCGGCCTACTACGCCGACCAGCTTCGCTTCTTCACGACCACGGAGATGACACCGGAGGAGATCCACGCGGCGGGACTGGCGGAGGTGGAGCGCATCCACCGCGAGATGGAGGTCATCCAGAAGCAGGTGGGCTTCCAGGGCTCGCTCCAGGACTTCTTCGCCCACGTGAAGGCGGATGCACGCTCGCACCATCCCAACACCGAGGAGGGCAAGCAGGCCTACCTGGCGGACGCGCGGCGATTCATCGCCCAGGCCATGAAGGAGGCGCCCCGCCTGTTCCATCGCCTGCCCCGGGCGGCGCTCGAGGTGCGCGCGGTCGAGTCCTGGCGGCAGGAGACGGCACCGGTGGCCTTCTACAACCTGCCGGCTCCGGATGGCTCCCGGCCCGGCATCTACTACGTCAACCTCGCGGACATGAACCAGGTGCTCAAGCCGCAGATCGAGGGCATCACCTACCACGAGGGAGCACCCGGCCATCACTTCCAGATCGCCTTCGCGCAGGAGCTCGAGGGTCTGCCGAAGTTCCGGCGCTTCGGCTACCACGGCGCCTACACCGAGGGGTGGGGCCTGTACGCCGAGAAGCTCGGGCAGGAGCTGGGCTTCTACGCGGATCCCTACTCGCGCTTCGGCCAGCTGTCGCTGGAGCTGTGGCGCGCGGTCCGGCTCGTCACGGACTCCGGCATGCACGCGAAGCGCTGGTCGCGCGAGCAGGCCATCGAGTACTTCAAGAAGAACACGCTGCTGAGCGACCGGGACATCGTCAAGGAAGTGGAGCGCTACCTCGTGTGGCCCGGACAGGCGACGAGCTACAAGGTGGGCGAGCTGCGCCTCCTGGCGTTGCGCGCCCGGGCCCAGGAGGCGCTCGGGCCGGGCTTCGACGTGCGGGACTTCCACCAGGTCGTCCTCGGCAACGGCTCACTGCCGCTCGACGTCCTGGGCGAGCAGGTGGAGGCGTACATCGCGGCGAAGCGCGCGCCCGCGGCCCGCTGA
- a CDS encoding HD-GYP domain-containing protein, with translation MAENLKVTHGAQGQAENLSEVGRAYSEKLQTLARGLISGLYMLIRSVKMYDPENSVFEKPLLQLQDIINQIISKEGRLELVGVKESYYLNNMLVKVDLNSIDNQRYLLAEMRSKDVGGISLTKVITVQELKNFIWIFSKEQLASADEDGLADRKLLNMKVAKFSRLREKLSREEDGKQDQKVDRKKYAMTVYARAVFFLTRYLESVQAGKPLNTSRALRLVQDFVDISFEQRTHFLGMTTMKREMDYLVYHQVNVCLMSIVFGQELGLTKPQLRDLGYIALFHDAGMATIPEELATKRGALSAEEKAIIQKAPLISIRNILMEKGFSRSTLLRVVTTFEHKADFGTAVRDARGDIQMIIPKTNLGTYAKIIAICAAYDALTSKRPYRDAYGPEVALMLMWTEMRNKFDPELLQVFMRVMAIQPVKVLSRRQQSMTLGGL, from the coding sequence ATGGCGGAGAACCTGAAGGTCACGCATGGAGCCCAGGGCCAGGCCGAGAACCTCAGCGAGGTGGGCCGCGCCTACTCGGAGAAGCTGCAGACGCTCGCGCGCGGTCTCATCTCGGGCCTGTACATGCTCATCCGCTCGGTGAAGATGTACGATCCGGAGAACTCGGTCTTCGAGAAGCCGCTGTTGCAGCTCCAGGACATCATCAACCAGATCATCTCCAAGGAAGGCCGGCTGGAGCTGGTGGGCGTCAAGGAGTCGTACTACCTCAACAACATGCTGGTGAAGGTGGACCTCAACTCCATCGACAACCAGCGCTACCTGCTCGCGGAGATGCGCTCCAAGGACGTGGGCGGCATCTCGCTCACCAAGGTCATCACGGTGCAGGAGCTGAAGAACTTCATCTGGATCTTCAGCAAGGAGCAGCTCGCGTCGGCCGACGAGGATGGGCTGGCGGACCGCAAGCTGCTCAACATGAAGGTGGCCAAGTTCTCGCGGCTCCGGGAGAAGCTCAGCCGGGAGGAGGACGGGAAGCAGGACCAGAAGGTGGACCGCAAGAAGTACGCGATGACGGTCTACGCGCGCGCGGTGTTCTTCCTCACGCGCTACCTGGAGTCGGTGCAGGCGGGCAAGCCGCTGAACACCTCGCGGGCGCTGCGGCTGGTGCAGGACTTCGTGGACATCTCGTTCGAGCAGCGCACGCACTTCCTGGGCATGACGACGATGAAGCGCGAGATGGACTATCTCGTGTACCACCAGGTGAACGTGTGCCTGATGAGCATCGTGTTCGGGCAGGAGCTGGGCCTGACCAAGCCCCAGCTCAGGGACCTGGGCTACATCGCGCTCTTCCACGACGCGGGCATGGCGACCATCCCCGAGGAGCTGGCCACCAAGCGCGGCGCGCTGAGCGCGGAGGAGAAGGCCATCATCCAGAAGGCGCCCCTCATCTCCATCCGCAACATCCTGATGGAGAAGGGCTTCTCGCGCTCGACGCTCCTGCGCGTGGTGACCACGTTCGAGCACAAGGCGGACTTCGGCACCGCGGTGCGCGACGCGCGGGGCGACATCCAGATGATCATCCCCAAGACGAACCTGGGGACATACGCGAAGATCATCGCCATCTGCGCGGCGTATGACGCGCTCACCTCCAAGCGGCCCTACCGCGATGCGTACGGTCCGGAGGTGGCGCTGATGCTCATGTGGACGGAGATGCGCAACAAGTTCGATCCGGAGCTGCTCCAGGTCTTCATGCGGGTGATGGCCATCCAGCCGGTGAAGGTCCTCAGCCGCCGCCAGCAATCGATGACGCTCGGCGGGCTCTGA
- a CDS encoding HEAT repeat domain-containing protein: protein MDQVQPGNSPSTEPVMDPSVQDKVESARAVAAQLLKGIKQIGMYRHNEAKFPEFLARTHEALTAHTEKHGALLIKVEQQNFMTYGEPLFAEDTPLPYKFFRDGIRQLILRPGLSIEELVTFTLIALSEPERGAEDVLAQLWRSGLEHLEYVVVEGFRMDEVSDEEVEVEVDRVVGYLYSRLKTSSDDYLRFARVNAEDLDSKMDGVEQMRGLVVAGNYASDDLKARLQREISEEEGARLFPKLVSAIFLVIEGGVEDRELLEEIFVQLLDAMLIQDDYGTINQMLLKMRALAQRAPGGEIERLVGYFTQKMGDEQRVMRLAEMLKATRPRNPVDINRYVQALDSSAVFALLNALETIDIPENRLLMCDALARFAQDNPHPFVQRLESERPQTVRDMVYILEKSDHPERVRMFGLVMLNKNLAVKLEVMNIIARGRTTEARKLIIDALNDPATQVRMLAARLLPEFDRDRAYTDLMRLMREASFDKKSLEERTAYYSALGSTALPGAISLMLQTLSVKPTLLNKKKVLEDKLLAVAGLAAACSIPGYKALQGVVEDKTQPLEVLTAARKAMYQTKKTLFGETTASEEA, encoded by the coding sequence ATGGATCAGGTACAGCCCGGTAACAGCCCGTCCACGGAACCCGTGATGGATCCCTCCGTCCAGGACAAGGTGGAGTCCGCGCGCGCCGTGGCCGCCCAGCTGCTCAAGGGCATCAAGCAGATTGGCATGTACCGGCACAACGAGGCGAAGTTCCCCGAGTTCCTCGCCCGGACACACGAGGCGCTCACCGCGCACACCGAGAAGCACGGCGCGCTGCTCATCAAGGTGGAGCAGCAGAACTTCATGACGTACGGCGAGCCGCTGTTCGCCGAGGACACGCCGCTGCCCTACAAGTTCTTCCGCGACGGCATCCGCCAGCTCATCCTCCGGCCGGGCTTGAGCATCGAGGAGCTGGTGACGTTCACGCTCATCGCCCTGTCCGAGCCCGAGCGGGGCGCCGAGGACGTGCTCGCGCAGCTGTGGCGCTCGGGCCTGGAGCACCTCGAGTACGTGGTGGTCGAGGGCTTCCGGATGGACGAGGTGAGCGACGAGGAGGTCGAGGTCGAGGTCGACCGGGTCGTGGGCTATCTCTACTCGCGCCTCAAGACGAGCTCGGACGACTACCTGCGCTTCGCGCGCGTGAACGCGGAGGACCTCGACTCCAAGATGGACGGCGTGGAGCAGATGCGCGGCCTGGTGGTGGCGGGCAACTACGCCTCGGATGACCTCAAGGCCCGGCTGCAGCGGGAGATCTCCGAGGAGGAGGGCGCCCGGCTGTTCCCCAAGCTGGTGAGCGCCATCTTCCTCGTCATCGAGGGAGGCGTGGAGGACCGGGAGCTGCTCGAGGAGATCTTCGTGCAGCTCCTGGACGCCATGCTCATCCAGGACGACTACGGCACCATCAACCAGATGCTGCTCAAGATGCGCGCCCTGGCGCAGCGCGCGCCCGGAGGAGAGATCGAACGGCTGGTGGGCTACTTCACCCAGAAGATGGGGGACGAGCAGCGGGTGATGCGGCTGGCGGAGATGCTCAAGGCGACGCGCCCGCGCAACCCGGTGGACATCAACCGCTATGTCCAGGCGCTGGACAGCTCGGCGGTGTTCGCGCTGCTCAACGCGCTGGAGACGATCGACATCCCGGAGAACCGGCTGCTCATGTGCGACGCGCTGGCCCGATTCGCCCAGGACAACCCCCACCCCTTCGTGCAGCGCCTGGAGTCCGAGCGGCCCCAGACGGTGCGGGACATGGTCTACATCCTGGAGAAGAGCGACCACCCGGAGCGGGTGAGGATGTTCGGCCTGGTGATGCTCAACAAGAACCTCGCGGTGAAGCTGGAGGTGATGAACATCATCGCCCGGGGCCGCACCACCGAGGCGCGCAAGCTCATCATCGACGCGCTCAACGACCCGGCCACCCAGGTGCGCATGCTGGCCGCCCGGCTGCTGCCCGAGTTCGATCGGGACCGCGCCTACACGGACTTGATGCGGCTGATGCGCGAGGCGAGCTTCGACAAGAAGAGCCTCGAGGAGCGCACGGCCTACTACTCCGCGCTGGGTTCCACGGCGCTGCCGGGCGCCATCTCGCTGATGTTGCAGACGTTGTCGGTGAAGCCCACGCTGCTCAACAAGAAGAAGGTGCTGGAGGACAAGCTCCTGGCGGTGGCGGGGCTGGCCGCCGCCTGCTCCATCCCCGGGTACAAGGCCCTGCAGGGCGTGGTGGAGGACAAGACCCAGCCGCTCGAGGTCCTCACCGCCGCGCGCAAGGCGATGTACCAGACGAAGAAGACGTTGTTCGGCGAGACGACCGCGTCCGAGGAGGCGTGA
- a CDS encoding RNA polymerase factor sigma-32, with the protein MQLSTEQSSNSGSLAMYLSEINQYALLKVEEEQALARGFLQGDFAAGHKLVTSNLRFVVKVAYEYRSYGIKMSDLIQEGNIGLMKAVQKFDPDKGIRLISYAVWWIRAYIQNYILKSWSLVKLGTTQAQRKLFFSLARTRRELEKFGTLDGSVVNVEEIARKLNVKATEVREMEQRMGGRDLSLDAPMGEEGGNSHVDFVASDSTSQDDEFADREEAGLINTRVRTALMRLDPRERFIIEQRVMNERPMTLKELGEHFGFSRERARQLEIRAKDKLKAELAALMAEVDPDSTEASAQQQ; encoded by the coding sequence ATGCAGCTCTCCACGGAACAATCGTCCAACTCCGGCTCGCTGGCGATGTACCTCTCGGAGATCAACCAGTACGCGCTGCTCAAGGTCGAGGAGGAGCAGGCGCTGGCGCGCGGCTTCCTCCAGGGAGATTTCGCCGCGGGCCACAAGCTGGTGACGAGCAACCTGCGCTTCGTGGTGAAGGTCGCCTACGAGTACCGCTCCTACGGCATCAAGATGTCCGACCTCATCCAGGAGGGGAACATCGGCCTGATGAAGGCGGTGCAGAAGTTCGATCCCGACAAGGGCATCCGCCTCATCTCGTACGCGGTGTGGTGGATCCGCGCCTACATCCAGAACTACATCCTCAAGAGCTGGAGCCTGGTGAAGCTCGGCACCACGCAGGCCCAGCGCAAGCTCTTCTTCTCGCTCGCGCGCACGCGCCGGGAGCTGGAGAAGTTCGGCACGCTGGACGGCTCGGTGGTGAACGTGGAGGAGATCGCCCGCAAGCTCAACGTGAAGGCCACCGAGGTGCGCGAGATGGAGCAGCGCATGGGCGGCCGGGACTTGTCGCTGGACGCGCCCATGGGCGAGGAGGGCGGCAACAGCCACGTGGACTTCGTGGCGAGCGACTCCACGTCCCAGGATGACGAGTTCGCGGACCGCGAGGAAGCGGGCCTCATCAACACGCGCGTGCGCACGGCGCTCATGCGCCTGGATCCGCGCGAGCGCTTCATCATCGAGCAGCGCGTGATGAACGAGCGCCCGATGACGCTCAAGGAGCTGGGCGAGCACTTCGGCTTCTCGCGCGAGCGCGCGCGCCAGCTGGAGATCCGCGCCAAGGACAAGCTCAAGGCGGAGCTGGCGGCGCTGATGGCCGAGGTGGATCCGGACTCGACCGAGGCGTCCGCGCAGCAGCAGTAG
- a CDS encoding transglutaminase TgpA family protein, translating to MRQPLRLRLVLRDLSTAAAFASMAISSQVPVWALVLFALALIVALTGRRPLARAPRLTALLLLPVAGLLYLAVASGQMDLVVAACSFAGIVAAQRLLSESTAATDGQVLLVGLLMIAGGAALSGELVFALCLLAFAVLASLSLGLAVVEAAVPPGEPVPVRAVMRPLARGTFVAVVGAALFFILIPRLSWNMGVRRASPGLGTATSGFSDTVRLGGSGTLKSNPRVVLRARLTPDPVDTEHLSAYWVGRTYDTFDGQEWSTIGAAKQRHRTRVTLRPGADKQVYQRIELLPAYGSRTLIALETPAKLGNALTHTPTGDRRTRLQELGGDELRFVDDGLGYSYEVYSLPPGTDTDPGRMNQTEADQLLALPENLDPRVEQLARRVVGDEKDPLAAAQKLSAWLQREYQYTLELSGDLADPLEDFLFVRKAGHCEHFATALTLMLRTLGFESRLATGFFGGERVGEEYIVRAGDAHAWTHVLVPGRGFITVDATPPAFRTNQSIQILESLVSLYEAIEGVWRTSVVDYSFRDQLDFMRGLSRPPRDPSSDEQRPSGPPARAWWTAGLVALGVYGLVRYLSRRPRRSPLGEATRLVDAVERQLTRAGLPPREGETLEDVSARFTRDAHPLGPTLAPLTRRYLEARFGQRPLESGERARMLEDLRRALDTWRQGSRSNAP from the coding sequence ATGAGGCAACCCCTGCGGCTGCGGCTCGTACTGAGGGACCTGAGCACGGCGGCGGCCTTCGCCTCCATGGCCATCTCCAGCCAGGTGCCCGTGTGGGCCCTGGTCCTCTTCGCGCTGGCGCTGATCGTCGCGCTGACGGGCCGGCGCCCCCTGGCGCGCGCTCCCCGGCTCACGGCGCTGCTGCTCCTGCCCGTGGCGGGCCTGCTCTACCTCGCGGTCGCCTCGGGGCAGATGGACCTGGTGGTGGCCGCCTGCTCCTTCGCGGGCATCGTCGCCGCCCAGCGGCTGCTCTCCGAGAGCACCGCCGCCACGGATGGCCAGGTGCTGCTCGTCGGCCTGTTGATGATCGCCGGCGGCGCGGCGCTCTCCGGTGAGCTCGTCTTCGCGCTGTGCCTGCTCGCCTTCGCGGTGCTCGCGAGCCTGTCGCTGGGCCTGGCCGTGGTGGAGGCGGCGGTGCCCCCGGGCGAGCCGGTGCCGGTGCGCGCGGTGATGCGTCCGCTCGCGCGCGGTACCTTCGTGGCCGTGGTGGGCGCGGCGCTCTTCTTCATCCTCATTCCGCGCCTCAGCTGGAACATGGGCGTGCGCCGCGCCTCGCCGGGACTCGGCACCGCCACCAGCGGCTTCTCCGACACGGTGCGCCTGGGCGGCTCGGGCACCCTCAAGAGCAATCCCCGCGTCGTGCTGCGCGCCCGGCTGACACCGGATCCGGTGGACACCGAGCACCTGTCGGCCTACTGGGTGGGCCGCACCTACGACACCTTCGATGGCCAGGAGTGGTCGACGATCGGCGCGGCCAAGCAGCGCCACCGCACGCGCGTGACGCTGCGTCCGGGCGCGGACAAGCAGGTGTACCAGCGCATCGAGCTGCTGCCCGCCTACGGCAGCCGCACGCTCATCGCCCTGGAGACTCCCGCCAAGCTGGGCAATGCCCTGACGCACACGCCCACGGGCGACCGGCGCACCCGGCTGCAGGAGCTGGGCGGAGACGAGCTGCGCTTCGTGGATGACGGGCTCGGCTACTCCTACGAGGTATACAGCCTGCCGCCCGGCACGGACACGGACCCCGGCCGGATGAACCAGACGGAGGCGGATCAGCTCCTGGCGCTGCCGGAGAACCTGGATCCCCGGGTGGAGCAGCTGGCGCGTCGGGTGGTGGGCGACGAGAAGGATCCCCTCGCGGCGGCCCAGAAGCTGTCCGCCTGGCTGCAGCGCGAGTACCAGTACACGCTGGAGCTGAGCGGGGACCTGGCGGACCCGCTGGAGGACTTCCTCTTCGTGCGCAAGGCGGGCCACTGCGAGCACTTCGCCACGGCGCTCACGTTGATGCTGCGCACCCTGGGCTTCGAGTCCCGGCTCGCCACGGGCTTCTTCGGCGGCGAGCGCGTGGGGGAGGAATACATCGTCCGCGCGGGCGACGCCCACGCCTGGACGCACGTGCTGGTGCCCGGGCGCGGCTTCATCACCGTGGATGCCACGCCGCCCGCGTTCCGCACCAACCAGTCCATTCAAATCCTCGAGTCGCTCGTCTCGCTCTACGAGGCCATCGAGGGCGTCTGGCGTACGTCCGTGGTGGACTACTCGTTCCGGGATCAGCTCGACTTCATGCGTGGCCTGTCCCGGCCCCCGCGGGATCCCTCCTCCGACGAGCAGCGGCCCTCGGGCCCACCGGCCCGTGCCTGGTGGACGGCGGGGCTGGTGGCGCTGGGCGTCTACGGCCTCGTGCGCTACCTGTCGCGGCGTCCCCGGCGCTCGCCCCTGGGAGAGGCCACGCGCCTGGTGGACGCCGTGGAGCGCCAGCTCACGCGCGCCGGCCTGCCTCCCCGCGAGGGCGAGACGCTCGAGGACGTGTCCGCGCGCTTCACCCGCGACGCGCACCCGCTGGGCCCCACCCTCGCGCCACTCACGCGCCGCTACCTGGAGGCCCGCTTCGGCCAGCGCCCGCTCGAGTCCGGTGAACGCGCCCGGATGCTCGAGGACCTGCGGCGCGCGCTCGACACCTGGCGTCAGGGCTCACGCTCCAACGCCCCCTGA
- a CDS encoding DUF58 domain-containing protein gives MRARLRPPRTLKVTGMGRTYLVVTFGVGLGALNTGNNLLYLVLGLLLSVIILSGVLSERCLRDLSVRRVGNEGAFAGEPFAFRWALTRRQGHAFALTLSEVDVPLTGEGGVGHLPAGAEHVVRADLTAPRRGPVKLVGVRVTTTWPLGLFAKTRVFPLPGTLLVFPRRGFACATPEDAATGHVGEAHHPHRLDGTGDLAGLRELGEGEDARRVHWLKSASAGKLLKVEREREERRTYVLEVRAGLADEALERRCEEVAEQAHRLLEAGHEVGLELPGQRLRPGAGSGQERLLLRALAWVGFEEQREEAA, from the coding sequence TTGCGCGCCAGGCTCCGGCCACCGCGCACCCTCAAGGTGACGGGCATGGGCCGCACCTACCTCGTGGTGACGTTCGGCGTGGGCCTGGGCGCGCTCAACACCGGCAACAACCTGCTCTACCTGGTGCTGGGACTGCTGCTGAGCGTCATCATCCTCTCCGGCGTGCTGTCCGAGCGCTGTCTGCGCGACCTGTCCGTGCGGCGCGTGGGCAACGAGGGCGCCTTCGCGGGCGAGCCCTTCGCCTTCCGCTGGGCGCTCACCCGCCGCCAGGGACATGCCTTCGCCCTCACCCTGTCCGAGGTGGACGTGCCCCTCACCGGCGAGGGCGGCGTGGGCCACCTGCCCGCGGGCGCCGAGCACGTGGTGCGCGCGGACCTCACCGCGCCCCGGCGCGGGCCGGTGAAGCTCGTGGGCGTGCGCGTCACCACCACCTGGCCGCTGGGCCTGTTCGCCAAGACGCGCGTCTTCCCGCTGCCGGGCACGCTGCTCGTCTTCCCCCGGCGGGGCTTCGCCTGTGCCACCCCCGAGGACGCGGCGACGGGCCACGTGGGCGAGGCGCACCACCCCCACCGGCTGGATGGCACGGGAGACCTGGCGGGCCTGCGCGAGCTGGGCGAGGGCGAGGATGCCCGGCGCGTGCACTGGCTCAAGAGCGCCTCGGCGGGCAAGCTGCTCAAGGTGGAGCGCGAGCGCGAGGAGCGGCGCACCTACGTGCTCGAGGTGCGCGCCGGGCTGGCCGACGAGGCGCTGGAGCGGCGGTGCGAGGAGGTGGCCGAGCAGGCCCACCGGCTGCTCGAGGCTGGCCACGAGGTGGGGCTGGAGCTGCCCGGCCAGCGGCTGCGGCCGGGCGCGGGCAGTGGTCAGGAGCGCCTGCTCTTGCGCGCCCTCGCGTGGGTGGGCTTCGAGGAGCAGCGCGAGGAGGCGGCATGA